The Brachyspira hyodysenteriae ATCC 27164 sequence AACAATATCTCCAAATTCTATAAATGTTGATAGAAAACCTAAAGTAAATACTAGTAGTTCAGGTGATGATATAGGAGATATAGTATTTGGAAAACCAGCTGCAAGCAGCAGTACAAGTTACAGCAGTTCAAGCAGCAGTATGTTTCCTGATAAAAAAGTTTCAGATAGTGAAATGTTAAAAGAAGTTCAAGAGGATCCTGAAAAAGTTGCTAAAGCTGTTAGAACTATGATGGCTAAAGATGAAAAAGATGATAAGTAAAAATATGATAAGTAATTAAGTAAAAAATAAAAAATTTAATAGTTAGAGTGAATATTATGAAGATGAATAAAAAAGACAAAGATAAAATACCAAATATTACTAATGAGAATGAGCAGGAATATTGGCTTGAGTTTAAAAAGACTCTATCGCCTTATATAAGAGAAGCTCTAATTATTAAATATTCTCCTTTAGTAAAATATGTGGCAAGTAAGATATCTGTTAATATGGGTTCTCATAAACATATTGAATTTCAGGATTTAGTAGGATTCGGCTCTTTTGGACTTATGGATGCAATTGATAAATATAATCCTAACAGGGATATTAAGTTTAAAACTTATGCTGTTACTAGAATCAGAGGGGCTATATATGATGAGCTTAGAAAATTAGACTATCTTCCTAGATCAATTCGTAAAGATGTTAAAGAAATAGAAAAAGCAAGAGAAATACTAGAAGCAAGACTAAGCAGAAATATAAAGCCTCAGGAAATAGCAGATATGCTTGGAATACCAATAAGCAAATATAATGAGACTATGAAAAGATATATAGAAGCTTCTCCTACTTCATTAAGCGATGTTTGGTATGTTGGAGACGATTCTGATGAAATATCTGTAATAGATACATTAAAATCTAATGATAAAACTAATCCGGAATATTTAGCAGAGAGAGAAGATGTTAAAAATAAAATAATAGCTGCTTTGAAAAAACTTCCGGAGAAAGAACAACAGGTTCTAATATTATATTATTATGACGATCTTACTTTAAAAGAGATAGGCAAAGTTTTAGAGGTATCAGAAAGCAGAATATCTCAGCTTCATACAAAAGCTATACAGCAGTTAAGATATAGTCTTTCTGAGATAAAAAAACAATTATTATAAGAATAGGTGATTTTTATGAATGAATTAAAAAGAAAAATATTGCAAAGTGATTTTTATAAAAATATTTATAATAATAAAAATACTCGTTCTGTAGAATTATCAGTTGTTTCTTTAGAAAGAGGAATGCAGGAAGCAGCTGCTATATTTCAATGTCCTATTTATGAATTAAGTTATAAAGTTCTTGAGGACGGAAGCAAGGGATTTTTTAATATAGGTGCTAAGCCTTTTTTAGTAAGATATACTCATATTACTTATGATAAATCTGATATAGGAGTTTCTACTTCTAATAATTATGATGATTCATATTTAGAAGGAAATGTACAGAAAAAAGTAGTATTTAATAAAGATACTGAAGTAATTGTAAGAGTTAAGAGAGACGGAGTATTCTTAAAAGTTAATCCTCCTGCAGGTGATGGAAAGAGAATAGAAGATATTACATTATTGGAAGAAAAACTTATAGATGCTGGTATAAAAGAATATGATTCTCATTTAGCTAAAAAAATGTTAGATGAGCAGACAGGACAATATGAAAAAATAGCTGAATGGGATATAGGTAAATCTGCAAATAATGCCAAAATTAGCTATACAATAACAGAAGATAAAATGCGTGCTTATGTTACTGTTACTAAGCCTAACAAAGGCGGAAGAGAAATGGATTTGCAGGATGTTAAAGAACTTCTTGAAAACAGCGGCGTAACTTTTGGATTCCAAGATGAAAATGTATCTAAATGTTTAGAAGAAGGTACTTTTAATATTCCTATACTTGCTGCAGAAGGACGTCAGCCTGTAAATGGACAGAATGCAAAAATAGAATATTTAGTAAATGTGAATAAAAAAGTTATACCTAAATTTATAGGTGAAGATCAAAGTATAGATTATAAAGATTTAACTATTGTTGAGAATGTAGAACAGGGTCAGAAATTAGCTAGAAAGATTCCTGCTACGGACGGAGAAGTTGGAAGAACTGTATTGGGTGTTAAAATAGAAACTAAGAGCGGAAAAGATATCGAAATTAAAGAAATAGTTGGTGATAATGTAGAGATGTCAGAGGATGGAGAGTATGTAATAGCATCTATAAGCGGACAAGTTGCTCTTAGAGGAAAATTATTAAGTGTAGAACCAATATTTGAAGTATCAGGAGATGTAGGTCCTGAAACAGGAAATATTAACTTTATAGGAAGTGTTGTTGTTAAAGGAAGTGTAAGCGATAATTATTCTATCAAAGCTGAAGGTAATATTGATGTTCATGGAACTGTTGGAAAATGCGATCTTGAAGCTAAGGGCGATATTATGGTTAAACTTGGTATTCAAGGAAATGAAAACAGCCATGTAAAAGCTGGAGGAGATGTTATTGCCAAGTTTATACAGTTCTCTAATATTGAAGCAGGAAATAATGTTGTAGTTACTGAGGCTATACTTAATTCAAATATCGATGCTGATAATAGAATAATACTTATAGGTAAGAGAGCTTCAGCAAGCGGAGGAAGATTAAGAGCTTTGAGAGAGGTTAATGGTAAGGTATTAGGTTCTCAAGCAGGAGCTAAAACATTCATAGAAACTGGAATAAGTCCTGCAAAAAGACGTGCAATAGATGATTTAGATAAAGAAAAAGAAGAGTTAGATATCTCTATAGAAGAAACTGAAAGAAATATTAAATCTCTTGAACAGGCTGGAAAGCTTAAAAAACTTGATGATGATAAAAAAGAACAGCTTCAAAGTTATAAAGAGCAGTTAGAACAGGCTAATACTAGAAGAGAAGAAATAGTATTAAATAGAGAAGCTTTAATTCAGGAAATGGAAATAGAAAAAGTTGAATCTACTGTAAGTGCCGGTAAAGAGATGCTTCCTGGCGTAGAACTTGTTATAGGAAGTGCTGAGTTCTCTATAAGACAAAGTTATAAAGCTATTACATTCTTTGAGCAAGATGGTATGATTCAGACTGAAAAATATAGAGGCGAACCTAAGAATGAAAAAAAGATAGATGATGAGTAATGATAATTAGGAGATAATATGGCTTTAAAAATAAATGATTTTTACAGAGCCGCTATAGATTGTGCAATTGATGTTGATCCTAGAGGAAGGGAAGCTGTAGAAAAAGAACTTAATAGTATAAAAAAATCTTATGATAAATTAGATGATAAAAAGAAAGAATATTTTGATAAAGATACATTATTTAATCCTTATTCTGATACTAGGATTTTAAATATTGCAGAAGATAAAGATATAAAGAAAATTATCTGCGGTATAGATATGCAGACATCTGAATTATTACTTGCAGATAGATTGAATGAAAAAAACTACAATATAGATTTAGTTATAACACATCATCCAAATGGATACGGATTTGTTAATTTTTATGATGTTATAGCTATGCAGTCTGAAAAAAATGCTTTGCATGATGTAACTATAAATGTTTCTGAAAGGTTAACTAATAAAAGACTCAATGAAGTAAGCCGTTCTGTTTTTGCTTCTAATCATTATAGAGATGTAGACTCAGCAAGACTTCTTAAATTGAATTATATGTGTATGCATACTGTTGCTGATAATTTTGTTGAATCTTTTTTAACTGAAAATATTAAAAAAGAAAATCCATATACATTATCAGATATTATTGATTTATTATACACAATAGATGAGTATAAAATATCTGCAAAAAGATATAATCCGCCTAAAATTTTTAATGGTTCTAATAAATCTAAAGTTGGAAAATTTATAGTAGATATGACAGGTGGAGCTTCTTTTGATGTTGGTATGATTGAAGCTTTATCAAAAGCCGGAGTAAGTACTATTGTTATGATGAATATATCTGACAGACTTTTAGATGAATGTAAAAAATATTATATTAATATTGTATGTGCTGGTCATATATCAAGCGATAGTTTGGGAATCAATTTATTATTCAAAGCTATAAAAAATAAAACTAAAGAAAATTTTGAAATTATACCTGCTTCAGGATATATTTTTGTAGAGCGATAGACTCTATATTATAAAGCGAGTCATTATGCCAAGATATATTAATGTATTATTTGATCTTGATGGTACAATTACAGATTCAGCACCTGGTATAACAAATGCTGTTTTATATGGAATAAAGAAAATAAATGAAGTATACAATTCAAATATAGATATTCCGGATTATTCTATTTTAAGAAAATTTATTGGTCCTCCTCTTGATGTTAGTTTTAGAAAATATTGTTTAGATGATGAAAAATTATCTTTTGATTTTATAAAATTTTACAGAGAGGATTATAATGGTAATGAGGGATTATTTAACTGCATACTTTATGATGGTATATACGATTTGATTAAAACTCTTTCTGAAAATAATTATAAAGTTTTTTTAGCTACTGCTAAACCTAAAGAATCAGCTTTAAAAATAATAGAACATTTTTCTATGACAAAATTTTTTACTGATTTTTATGCTCCTATACTTGGAGGAAAGATTAAAAATAAATCAGATGTATTAAAAGAAGCATTGGAAAAAGAACATTTTGATAAAGATAAAACTATAATGATAGGTGATAGAATCGATGATATAGATGCTGCTAAAAACATAGGTATAGATTCTATTGCTGTTAAATATGGTTTTGGAAATGATGAAGAGTTTAAAAATGCTTCATATATAGTTAATAATACAAAAGAAATATTTGACATATTAAGTAAGTAATATTTCTTCTAATACAGACTGGCTTTTTATTGTTCTGTTTATATGATTGAATATTGATTTATTCATTATGTATTTTACATTATCTATTGAATCATTATATATTTTTTTTAAATCTTCATTTTTTATTATTTCTATTAATGATGTATGCTTTATAATCCTCATAAATGCTATATCATAATCCATTATATTTATAGAGTCTTTAATTAGATTTCTGCATTTTTGACATATTAATCCTCCTTCCAATATAGAATAGTACGATATATCATTATTATTTCCGCATATTGTACATTTATCTAAATGAGGAGATATACCTGCTATATGTAGAGTTTTCATTTCAAATGCTCTTATTAAAATATTGATATATATTTTTTTTATTTTATCATCATTATAATGTTCTTCTAAACTTTCTAATGCATCTAATGTTTTTTCCATTAAAACAAAATATCTATTGTCAAAATCTTTAGCACAGTACAATAATACTTCTCTAATATAAAACACTGCTAGAGATGAGTATATTGATTTTTCTAGTATTTTATAATTCTTTATAATAGAGGATTCTTTTAATATTGATAGCTGATTTTCTTTTTTTTCGTATATATTTATATTTAATTTTGATATGCTTTCCAAATCTGAACCGAATGCTTTTGAATTATTTTTTGCTTTATGACATATTGCTTGCATTATTGAATTTTCTGTAAGAAAAGATGCTATTATAGAAGAAGTTTTATATTGATTATATGATAATATAAAAGCATTAGTATTTTTTATCAATATTATTCCTTAATTATTAAAAAAATAGGGCAGGCTTTAATATTATTAAAACCCGCCCCGCTATGCCATCAGCAGCAATTAAGCTGGATTTATAGCATTGCTTGGACAAACAGCTTCACAAGCAGCACAATCAGTGCATTTGTCTGGATCAATCACATAGATATTTCCTTCACTAATAGCATCGAATGCACACTCAGGAAGGCATGATCCGCAAGCTACACAATCGTTATTTATAACACGTGGCATAATTGACCTCCAAAAAATTAAACTGTGAAATAATTATAACATAAATTAATAATGAAATCAATATCTATTATTTATTAAAAAATTAGAAAAAATATTATATTCTTCTATTTTATTACTTTTAATATATCTATATAATGTGAACTATGTTTTTATTTGCATATATTTTTATACATACTAGTTTTTATACTAATTAAAATTACTGATATGTATTGTAAATTTTTTCAATAGATGTTATAATATAACTTAATACAGTAATATCGTAATTAGAAATTCTTATAAAACTACAATATTACTATCTTTGTAATAATTTAAGGTTAATTTTATTTAAACAAATTTATATTTAATCAATTTTAAGGAGTTAAAAATGGACAAGAAAAAAGAATTTAAAGTGGCAGTTGCAGGATACGGACATGTTGGAAAGGATACTGTAAAAACTATTATAGAGAATAATTCTATAATGGAAAAAAGAACCGGAATAAAATTAACCATTAAAACCATTTTTAGCAGAAATATAGATAAAGTAAAAGATGATAAGTTTTTGGATAAAGTGGAAATAAAAACAAAAGATTTGAATGATATTTTGAATGATGATGATATTGATATAGTTATAGAAGTACTTGGAGGAATGGACACAGCAAAAGAGCTTCTTATGAAAACAAAAAAGCCTGTAGTTACAGCTAATAAGGCATTGCTAGCTAATTGTTTTGGCGAGCTTATAAAAGACAGAAAAACTGATATAGCTTTTGAGGCTTCTGTTGCTGGTGCTATACCTATAATAAAAGCTATGAAAGAGAGTTTGGTTTCTGATAGAATGGAAAATGTTTACGGAATATTAAATGGAACTTGTAATTATATTTTAACTAATATGACAAAAAACAATTTAGATTTTAAAGATGTTCTTAAAGATGCTCAGGATAAAGGATATGCTGAGGCTGATCCTACATTTGATATTGACGGAATAGATACAGCTCATAAATTATGCATACTTTCATCTATAGCTTTCTGCAATGTTATAAGTTTTGATAAGATCTTTATAAGAGGTATAAGAAATATTATATTAGATGATATTGTATTTGCTTCAGAGATGGGGCTTACTATAAAATTAATAGCTGAAGCTGCTTTGGATGAAAATAACAATGCATACATATATGTTATACCTACATTGCTTAATGATGATAATATGCTTTCTAAAGTTGATTATGCTTTTAATGCTATAACTGTAGTAGGGGATCGTTCTGGAGATACTGTTTTCTATGGTTCTGGTGCTGGCGGAAGACCTACAAGCAGTGCTATAGTTTCTGATGCTGTTACTTTAGCCAGAAATAGTTTAATTACAGATGAGCTTAGAATACCTATACTTGGATTTGTGGAAGAAAATAGAGCTCTTAAAGTAAAAGATTTTAAATATAAAAATGAAACTTTCT is a genomic window containing:
- the whiG gene encoding RNA polymerase sigma factor WhiG → MKMNKKDKDKIPNITNENEQEYWLEFKKTLSPYIREALIIKYSPLVKYVASKISVNMGSHKHIEFQDLVGFGSFGLMDAIDKYNPNRDIKFKTYAVTRIRGAIYDELRKLDYLPRSIRKDVKEIEKAREILEARLSRNIKPQEIADMLGIPISKYNETMKRYIEASPTSLSDVWYVGDDSDEISVIDTLKSNDKTNPEYLAEREDVKNKIIAALKKLPEKEQQVLILYYYDDLTLKEIGKVLEVSESRISQLHTKAIQQLRYSLSEIKKQLL
- a CDS encoding FapA family protein, yielding MNELKRKILQSDFYKNIYNNKNTRSVELSVVSLERGMQEAAAIFQCPIYELSYKVLEDGSKGFFNIGAKPFLVRYTHITYDKSDIGVSTSNNYDDSYLEGNVQKKVVFNKDTEVIVRVKRDGVFLKVNPPAGDGKRIEDITLLEEKLIDAGIKEYDSHLAKKMLDEQTGQYEKIAEWDIGKSANNAKISYTITEDKMRAYVTVTKPNKGGREMDLQDVKELLENSGVTFGFQDENVSKCLEEGTFNIPILAAEGRQPVNGQNAKIEYLVNVNKKVIPKFIGEDQSIDYKDLTIVENVEQGQKLARKIPATDGEVGRTVLGVKIETKSGKDIEIKEIVGDNVEMSEDGEYVIASISGQVALRGKLLSVEPIFEVSGDVGPETGNINFIGSVVVKGSVSDNYSIKAEGNIDVHGTVGKCDLEAKGDIMVKLGIQGNENSHVKAGGDVIAKFIQFSNIEAGNNVVVTEAILNSNIDADNRIILIGKRASASGGRLRALREVNGKVLGSQAGAKTFIETGISPAKRRAIDDLDKEKEELDISIEETERNIKSLEQAGKLKKLDDDKKEQLQSYKEQLEQANTRREEIVLNREALIQEMEIEKVESTVSAGKEMLPGVELVIGSAEFSIRQSYKAITFFEQDGMIQTEKYRGEPKNEKKIDDE
- a CDS encoding HAD-IA family hydrolase; the encoded protein is MPRYINVLFDLDGTITDSAPGITNAVLYGIKKINEVYNSNIDIPDYSILRKFIGPPLDVSFRKYCLDDEKLSFDFIKFYREDYNGNEGLFNCILYDGIYDLIKTLSENNYKVFLATAKPKESALKIIEHFSMTKFFTDFYAPILGGKIKNKSDVLKEALEKEHFDKDKTIMIGDRIDDIDAAKNIGIDSIAVKYGFGNDEEFKNASYIVNNTKEIFDILSK
- the recO gene encoding DNA repair protein RecO — its product is MIKNTNAFILSYNQYKTSSIIASFLTENSIMQAICHKAKNNSKAFGSDLESISKLNINIYEKKENQLSILKESSIIKNYKILEKSIYSSLAVFYIREVLLYCAKDFDNRYFVLMEKTLDALESLEEHYNDDKIKKIYINILIRAFEMKTLHIAGISPHLDKCTICGNNNDISYYSILEGGLICQKCRNLIKDSINIMDYDIAFMRIIKHTSLIEIIKNEDLKKIYNDSIDNVKYIMNKSIFNHINRTIKSQSVLEEILLT
- a CDS encoding DUF362 domain-containing protein; protein product: MPRVINNDCVACGSCLPECAFDAISEGNIYVIDPDKCTDCAACEAVCPSNAINPA
- a CDS encoding homoserine dehydrogenase; translation: MDKKKEFKVAVAGYGHVGKDTVKTIIENNSIMEKRTGIKLTIKTIFSRNIDKVKDDKFLDKVEIKTKDLNDILNDDDIDIVIEVLGGMDTAKELLMKTKKPVVTANKALLANCFGELIKDRKTDIAFEASVAGAIPIIKAMKESLVSDRMENVYGILNGTCNYILTNMTKNNLDFKDVLKDAQDKGYAEADPTFDIDGIDTAHKLCILSSIAFCNVISFDKIFIRGIRNIILDDIVFASEMGLTIKLIAEAALDENNNAYIYVIPTLLNDDNMLSKVDYAFNAITVVGDRSGDTVFYGSGAGGRPTSSAIVSDAVTLARNSLITDELRIPILGFVEENRALKVKDFKYKNETFYVRFKSNNNNLLAFNEAFYDINIEKSMERNGNFMFVLKNVNINSIIESIEKVEKIDDIFIAKIK